The genomic DNA TTCGCTTGCGTAAGTATATCGACGTCGTGGTCGAGGATCGCATTTCGTCGATGCTCTTTCGCGGCGCGGTCGCCGATATCGCCGAGACGGGGATGCGCGTCATCGCCGATCAGTATCTGCCGAAGGGCACCAAATACACGTTTACGATGAAGCGCAATCCTTTTCTGATGCTGCGCGGCGAAGTGCGCTGGATTCGGGCCGTCGATCCGAATACGTACCACGTCGGCGTGCTCTTCCTCGACATCGCGGAAGACGACCGCAAACGGCTGCTCACCTTTCTCGAAATCGAACGCAAACGGCTCGCGACGACCGGCTAACCGCCGCCTACGACTTCGCCCTGCCGCCACAGCTCATCGCGCAGGCGCCGGCGTCGCCGCGCGATGCGGCGCGTCTGATGGTCGTGCGCGGCGACGATATCGAGCACGCGCATTTTCGCGATCTCTCCGCCTACCTGCGCGCGGGCGACGTCCTCGTTCTCAACGAGACGCGCGTGATTGCCGCGCGGATCTTCGGCACGCGGCCGAGCGGCGGACGCATCGAAGTACTGCTGCTGCGGCCCTCCGAGATGCCGCGCTACGACGCCCGCGCCTCGCGCTGGCTCGCGCTCGTAAAGCCGGGACGCAAGATGCACGAACGGGACCGAGTGCTCTTTGGCGAGCTCGGCGAAGCGCGCGTGCTGCGCGTGCTCGAGGAGGGCGTACGCGAACTCGAGTTTCGATTGACCCTCCCGTTTGAAGCGTTTTTGGAACGCGCCGGCACGCTGGCGCTGCCGCCCTACATTCATAACGATTCGCACGAAGCGCAGCTGCGCTATCAAACGATCTTCGCGCGCGAGCCGGGCAGCGTCGCGGCGCCGACCGCCTCGCTGCATTTTACGCCGCAAGTGTTCGATGCGCTCGTGGAGCGCGGCGTGGAGATCGTGAAGCTGGTGCTCGACGTCGGGCTGGGAACGTTCCGCCCGATGCAGGGCGAGCGTCTCGAGGATCACCACATGCACGGCGAGTCGTACGCGATCCCCGAGGCGACCGTCGCCGCGATCGATCGCGCGAAACGCGAGGGCCGGCGCGTGATCGCCGCGGGAACGACCGTCATGCGCGCGCTGGAAGGAAACGTTGCGGCCTGCGGGGCGCTGCGCGCGGGTCCGGGCGAGACGGCAATCTTCATTACTCCGGGCTTCACGTTTCGGGTCGTCGACGCGTTGATCACCAATTTTCACCTGCCGCAGTCGACGCTGCTGGTCTTGGTAAGCGCGTTCGCCGGTCGAGAGCGTATGCTCGCATCGTACGCCGAAGCGGTCGCGCGCGAGTATCGGTTCTTTTCGTTCGGAGACGCGATGTTTCTGGCACCGCACGGGTAGGAGGAGAGCATGCGAGTTGTTGAGATCGCCGAGTCCGGCGACGC from Candidatus Baltobacteraceae bacterium includes the following:
- a CDS encoding PilZ domain-containing protein; this encodes MTDEPSSASGYPDDKRMTGVRLRKYIDVVVEDRISSMLFRGAVADIAETGMRVIADQYLPKGTKYTFTMKRNPFLMLRGEVRWIRAVDPNTYHVGVLFLDIAEDDRKRLLTFLEIERKRLATTG